The following are encoded in a window of Roseimaritima ulvae genomic DNA:
- a CDS encoding RNA polymerase sigma factor: MNDPPPADAACDSAPAERLESLFRDVHGELLGTLFYLVGNLEDARDALQETFLKCWRHQQQVPDVENLKAWVFRIALNTGRDVRKTAWNRRRKPLVSDPSQAPDDVVSVNHRLRTSDPPDAELIRNEELCRLRDAVLHLREEEQEVFLLRQNGGLSYPQIAAATSLPLGTVKTRMRAAIGQLRMAVGETS, encoded by the coding sequence GCCGAACGGCTGGAGTCTCTGTTTCGTGATGTGCATGGCGAACTGCTGGGGACGTTGTTCTATTTGGTAGGCAACCTTGAAGACGCCCGCGACGCGTTGCAGGAAACGTTTCTCAAGTGTTGGCGACATCAGCAACAGGTGCCGGATGTCGAAAACCTCAAGGCTTGGGTGTTTCGCATCGCGCTGAATACCGGGCGGGATGTTCGCAAGACCGCATGGAACCGGCGACGCAAACCGCTGGTCAGCGACCCTTCTCAAGCCCCGGATGATGTCGTGTCTGTCAACCATCGCCTCCGCACGTCCGATCCGCCCGACGCGGAATTGATTCGCAACGAAGAACTGTGTCGGCTTCGTGATGCCGTCCTGCACTTGCGTGAAGAGGAGCAGGAAGTGTTTTTGCTGCGACAAAACGGCGGGCTTAGTTATCCGCAGATTGCGGCCGCCACGTCGCTGCCGTTGGGAACCGTCAAAACTCGGATGCGGGCGGCTATCGGCCAGCTGCGAATGGCTGTGGGAGAAACGTCATGA